TGTGTCACACAAAAGTTGAAGTGTTTGTGAGTAATTGATGATGTCTTATTGGCAGATAGTATTTTAGTTGTGGTATCTGTGAAATAATGAAGACTGTGCCTTTCTCACAACCACCTTAGGAGTCTGTCCTTAGTGGCTATTATATTGCACTGAACATGTAAATTTATATGCTTTTTCACCTATAATAGGGTATCACACAATAATTCCCAGGACACCAATGGCTCAGTAGGTCATTCTAATTATCATCCTGCACTTGTTTGAATTTCTTAAGGTTCAGTTTCCAACTGGTAAAGAAAGAGGAGCTAATCCTTCATCACACTGCTATTTTGAGAATTAAATTGGACTATGTACAACATTATTAAGCATCATACTTGTCCTGTAATCAGTGCCCGGTAAACAAGTGgtattttattgtgtttctcAAAAACATGTGTGTTTTATTGTAGACATTCTTATTTCTCCACTACTGAGTGCAGTCCAGGTAGAAGTCTAGAGAGTACTAAGGACCATGAGCTGCCTCTCACACTTTGCTAATACAGCTTGAACTCCTACTCCTGGTCATGGAGTAATCATCTTCTTAATTATGCGTGAACAAATTTCCCTGGTGTGATTTTCTAGTCTTCTTCTAAGTGCTTTCATGTTTCTCAGCCTCTGCACAATGATACTATTATCACTATTCATAAATCAATGATAAGACAGTGTCTGCCTTAGAGGACATTAATGGAGAGGATCAGTGCCCCTAGCAGTCCATAGTTCTGTGGACTAGAgtacttgttttctttctccaatACATGAATACAAAGCAagtccagtttccctccacaaAATTGTCACAAGAAGGGGGCATcagtggggggatggggttgtGAGAGGTAGTTGAAGGAAAGTTAGGATAATAAAGGGAcaaatatgacaataataattgggaatgatcattttggaaagggactgagtgttgaaagtagataaagggataatCTTTTCCTACGTTGATAATGTTTCATTATCTTTATTGCAGAACATAAGACCCAAAAGGAAATGAACCCTGGTAGACAACATACTTTAGCTATTAGAATTCAAGTGGGCTCCAaaaatgcacccaggaaagaataatataacagaatattaattaaatatattcaggaaagaatagaatagaggAAAATATTCATGAAATGTACCAGtaacttctttttcattcttgCCAGTTATCATCTTTAACTCTTTCCCATTCCTAAACTCAACAAGCTGAAATACAGCACCATGAACTCTATCCATTGGTAGGAAAATCCCCAGTCAGTGAAATCTGATGGAGAAAAGAAATCTGTCTGAGGAATGTCAGAACAATGTGACGTGAGAATCCCAACCACTCTGATATTGGGTGAAGATAGTTTCATCAGAACACTCAGATATCAGAGCTGAGATAGTAGCTTCCATGTTCATCTGACTGTACATTTGAAAACGCATTCATATTAAGTTATTGGAGCTACAATATTTCATTCTGGTAACAAACAATTTTAGGGCCTGTTTTATATCTCTGTTCCTCAGGCTGTAGATaaaagggttcagcatgggggtgactatCATATACATCACAGAAGCAGCTATGTCTTTATTACTGGAGATGGATGGTGAGGAGAAAAAGTACACTTCTGCACCGGTTCCATAGAATAAAGACACAACGAGGAGATGGGAACCACAGGTAGAAAGAACTTTGAAGAATCTCTTAGCTGAAGGATTCTTCAGCACAGTGGCCCATATGCGAATATAAGAGCCCACAGTAGTGATAAAAGGCAGGAAAACAGCTACTCCAACCTCAATGAAGAGAACCCATTCATTGAGTGAGACATCTGAACAGCTCATCTTCAAGAGAACTGGGAGTTCACAGAAGAAGTGCCGGATGGTAATGTCATCACAAAAGGACACTCGAACCAAGAGGAGGGTGTGCAGCAGAGAGCGGAGAGAACCATAGACCCACGATGCAGAAACTAATGAGACACATTTCTCTTGCCCCATGATAGTGGCATAGTGGAGTGGCTGACAGAtagccacatacctgtcataggccatcactGTAAGAAGTAAGATGTCGACACTACCAAACCAGATGAAAAAATACACCTGTGACATGCACCCTGCATAGGGGATGGACTTGTGAATGCTCTGCATGTCCATCAACATTTTGGGCACAGTGACAGATGAGAAGGACACATCAGTGAGAGCCAAGTGACTgagaaagaagtacatgggggtgtggagacgAGAGTCCTTCCGGAtgagcaggatgatgagcaggttccccagcaccgtgGCCAGGTACATGACCAGGAATAAGGTGAAAAACAAAGCCTGATGTTCTGGAGGTATAGGGAGTCCCAGAAGCAGAAATTCAGACACAGTGGTCTTATTATCCCTTTGCATGCTGCTCATGTTTCTTCTGGGAatgaaataaagagataaaagtcTGGAACTTTTATTGCCATAACATTATAATaatgccttttttgtttttttgtgtctttcttattttattttattttttattaattcattattttattgaatcagcatgtggaaagttacaaagctttcaggtttaattctcagttatacaatgcttgaactctcatcccttcagcagtgcacatattccaccaccaagaatcacagtctACCTCTCACCTtctcccacttccccagccccccaccccgcatgtgtaactggtaaatttcactttactttcactttactttgaataATACCATTTTTATATGAAAGTCTTACACTGAAACGAGTCTCCTATCTATTTCTCAAACCAGAGCACGCATAAACCACAGTCTGCACCATTCAGATGCCAATGACATATCACTTCACTATTAGTAGAAGATTTCCTTCTTGAACAGggggaacattttctttttctcagaaaataaagcATCAAACTATCTTTGTGTCCGAGGTACTACATAAAGGAATCTGAGCACAACACAGTCTCAGTGTTAAATGAGCGTATACCTTAAGTCATGCCTGGTCAATTTTAGTAATTTACTATGATAACacaaagatgggctggagtgatagcacagtgggtggggcatttaccttgcacctgcctgaccagggttcgatttctccattccaatcggaaagcccggcaagctaccgagagtatcccgcctgcacaatatttgatatgccaaaaacagtaacaaaatttctcacaatggagagattactggtgccctctcgagaatAATCAttagcaactggatgacagtgatatgacaGTGACAACATAAAGATATGGATATCTGGAGAGGTAGCATGTGTGGCAGACTGATGTTCAATTCCAGAACCACAGATGgctctctgaacacagccaggaataagtccaggCATAGCAGGatgtgccaaaaaacaaaacaaagcaaaatacctGAACATCAGAGGATAAGTTTCATCGTTTacctttaaaataatgtaaaactaCAATGGGATTGAATAACTTCCATGAAAATTATTGGATCTTCACTGGTCAGAGATATCTAGTTAGTATTTTCTTTACCAAAAGAGACTATTAACATTAATAATAGTGGTAGATATTGATCCTTTATAGCCACTATGCACACATCTTTCCAAGGGATTTATATCCCGTGTTACTgtcattactcatcaatttgctctactGGGCACTAGtactgtctccattttgagacttgttgttactgttttgggcatattttatatccaattttatttataaaacctcaacagagcacaaaggagcagcatttaatccattttaataacTTGGGCCAAGAGATATGTTCTCTACATGTGCAAAGTTACATTATTCATAAGTAAAATAGGTGAAAATACATCTTTTAGGGAAAATCCATCTCCTAACCATGCATATAATTCtcataattctttttattatgaTAACCAGATATGCTTTGTAATATCACTTCACTTCTAAAGTTATGATATTTATAGATCATATAATTCCCAGTGTTTTGAACATTTCAATAAGTGGAAAAAACCTTTGACCACAGGTCTCTGATGGTAGACTCTAAACTCAATATTCCCTTACAGGCTCTAAGTTAGAGGTTAGAATTGTCAGACACAAACTGCCAAGAATTAACCATACTGACCTTTGTATTCTGGTATAAGAGAAAATGGACAAGTCCACTAGGAACCATTATATTACTTAGAGACACTGGCTATCTTGGTTCATTTCCACTTGGGATGACAATGACTTGAGACTTCCATCAAGGCCAGGATGCTCATGGACATGTTCTGTGTATGTCCTCCCTggaagaaactagaagaaaattaGCAGACCGTTGTGGGAGATTCTATGTAGGCAAGACCTCAGAAGACAGCTCAGCATAAGAGGGAAAGGTCAGGCCATGTCCAAGATTGTGAGAAGGGCCTGTGTAGGAGTTTTCTTAAATTCCTTAGCTTTTTAACCTATATTTACTCAGACATTGGAGAAATAAGAATCTTGATGGCAATAACACTTCAATTGGAGAGAGATAATGGTTATACTTCATCTTCTTTGAGAACTTGTATGTCAGATGTGATACTAAATAACTTgtgtatatttttcatttgaagtttGATATTGTATTATGATCAAATATTTACCCTTTATAAGTAGGAACTATTTCAGATACAGATATGTAATATATGAACTCCATGCCCAGCTGTTTCCACTGGGGTACCCCAGACCGTGGTGGGTGAGAACCtttcccaccccaaggaacccagccccagcagccgacctccactacataACTGCTGCCTTGTTCCAAGAGCGGCCACTTCACAGCCATGTggcacattataagacatttctaacccattttccataattaacagattatatttgatggagttcagacagtaggcaacaaaaacagatatctcagagagcctggcaaactactgagattatcctggccacaggggcagagcctggcaagctacccgtagcgcatccgatatgccaaaaccgaTAAAGATCGGTTTCATCCCCCTCACCCTGAAAGTGCttccaatcatttggaaagatgagtaaggagaggctgctaaaatatcatggctgggaggaatagagactttactggtacatGCTTcagtgaatcgatgaacaacggcatgacagtgatatagtgatatgaaAGAATCGATCTTCAGATAATATCGTAATATCTATTGAGGCACTGGCACAGTAGGTATTATGTGATACATTCCTAGAGGTGGAAACACACAGGAAAATATTTAACCAATGCAGTAATGTAATCACTATTGAGAGAACAGATGGTGCTTTCTAGTCATTCAGTTACACCACAACTACTTTTACAAAGACATGAGCAAATACAAACAGTATAACAAAGCATAAAATACTCAATAAGTCAATATTCAAGATCTCACATCACTAAGTATTTTGAGCCTCTTTTCCCCATGCTGGTTATAGGCAAATTTAGAAAACTGCCCTCGGTAGCTGGACACAAATTTGTCTGATCTGACACTTCAGTCTCAATTTAAATATTAGATTTCCAATATTTAATATTGAACAATATGTAAGTCAATGAAGGAGAACAGAGCAGGTTTTGACCAAACATCCCAAATCACACTCAGAACTGCTCTTCATGTACTTAATGGAAATTTATTTGGCTCAGTGTTTTCTGACCAATGAGAGGAAAGAATCCAATCATGTATATCATGCATCTTCCACAGTCTCTACATCCATGTCTCTTCTTATCCCTTCTGTAtttctccattttcctttctATATAAGGAGATATATCACACACATCCAACACAATTTTTGAAGAAATGTACAAATATTCACACCACACCAACAGGAATCAGCACACAGACTCACATGAAAATCAAACAACTTtctaaacacacagagacatatctTTCTCTCCGAGAATTCACACCTCACTCCTCACTCTGGCCTCAGCACTCGTGGGTAGCTAAAGCAAGTTCCATCCAGTTTCTGAGTCAGCACTTTCTAACATACACATCAGAATAAAAAGAGTAGAAAGAAGCATTCATGAGTCCCTCACCCCCTGAAATTTCTGTTTTGACATCCAGAACAATAAGAAGAGCACCACTTTGTAGATCTTATAGAGAAGAGCAAGCAAATTTCCCTAAGCTCCTGGTTAAGACAAGAAAGTAGATTAATTGCCTCCAGTGCAATCAGACCTTGGGGAATAGCCCGTGCATGGGCTGGAGGGACTGAGTTGCTTGGGCCACCTGAGAGAAGGTCCCAGGTATCAGGGAAATCTGGGCTGTTCCCTGCATGCTCAATTCTGGCTGAAGCAGAAATCGCTGATCTGTTCCACACCAGCCAATGCATAGGTCAGCCAGTGCTAGATGCAGGATTCACCATTCATTCACTGTTGATGCTACATAAGTAAAGTAACTTCCCTCATCCTTTGTTCCAGCAGTTTTAAAATTCAGAGTGTAAAAGATAAATCATCCTGAAGCTTTCATTAAGTATGAATGAGGTCAATCACGCTTAAGGACTCAGATGCATAACAGATGTTCACTGTTGCTATCACTTTGTATAGTCCAACAAGAGAATAATGCATATAGAGTCCCTGATATGGCACAGAACTGGAGTGACTGAATCACTCAGATAACTGGTTACTATTGCCCTCAGTTACAAACTCCTTCTTACTTAATAAAGATCTAAGTAGCCCTGCAAACAGACATAGTTATGTGatacaaatattcagaaaatcaGCAATCTGTATCTAACAGGGTTCATCTATATCTAACATATAGTGACACATATCCCACATGTTAGAAGTGGGGCTGGGTCACATTCAGACTCACTGCAGAGAGACCATTTGCATATGATTCTTGTACCCtccccctccaaacaaaaaaacatttcccAATATCACAGAGGATATGCaaattattcttcctgtcataCTCCTATCAGAGCTTAGTACAGTCCCAAAAAGTCAGTAGAGTTCAAATGAGGTCAGGTTCTTTCAGTCTATACAAGCTTCTTTTAGTGTATACAAGCATCCCTGTCCTCTCAGTATTGATACCTGCCAAAGGTGTAACTTCTTTCACCATCTCGTAACTGTTCATCCAGGTAAAgacagaaattataaataaaaatgttttcttagttcAGGGCTTTGACCCACTTTATTTATGTAGACACAGGCTAATTTGTTAAAGATGGCTTATTCAAATAACCAATTCTAGAAATAatactctaaaaataattttaaaagacaagtgaaaaagaaataggaaactaGGAACTCAAAATTATTATTCAAGAAATTTCTAGTCTCAGTTATTGGTGCTATTTCTTCCTTTATGAATATGGACAAAATTCATACATGAGACCATCTGTGTCTAAAATGCACattataaaaaatcaattaaatttttttaatgctttaggATTATTCCAGTCTACTATCTCATCCCTTTCCTCTTTCTAGCTTTATCTGAACATAGTTGACACAATAGgctgtaaatattaaaaatgttcagtTCAAactgggcatcaaaggaactttcttcaatatagtcaaagccatctaacacaagcccacagcaagtatcattttCTATGGGTAAAAagtaaaagccttccctctaagaaccgGCAAAAGACAAGGTAGCCCACTTgagccactcctattcaatatagtactgaaaatcctagccatagcagttagacaagaaaaagatatcaagggcatacatataggaaaagaagaggtcaaattatcactatttacaggcgatatgatactatacttagtaAAACCTAAAGACTCAACAGAAAAGCACCTAGAATCAacaggtcgatatagtaaagtggcaggctacaaaatcagcacccaaaaatccatgactttcttatacacaaataatgaaagaaaagagacagtTTAAAGAGATTGTCAAGATGGCCAAAAATAGCAGTTTTGCAAGTGCTCCTGGGGTATCAACACAAACAACATGTAAACATTAAACAGTTACACAACATCCTGTGAGGCATCATGATGAGCAAATTCATGGAAGGTCTCCGTACTCAATGAATGAGAAGATTTTCCATTATCTCAACTCTACAGAAGTCAGAATTGTGGATATTTGTGCTAAGGAACATTTCTATTACATCAGGAAAGGTGAGAATCAAAGATAATAAAACGCAAGAGATCAGCAACCTGATGAGCTGGATAGAAATGTATGACCAAAGGCATAAGGGAACTGAGCTAAAAGGACTTACAGGACAGCAATTTTTATACTGCCAGTGGCTAATCTactattgtttattttgggggatagATGCACAAGTAGTGATACCTCAAAAATACTCCTGGGATTAACTCTTGTTAGCTCCTGGAGCACCGTGCAGTGCTAGAAAGTGTACAAGAGCCTCCTGAGTAGGAAACGTGTACCAGACTCTCAAGTCATCTCCTAGACAACTTATGGATGGAAGTGCTCTTCTTCTTGACTATTGCTCAAGACGTCAATTTACTTGTCAtttcaaagaaccatctcttAATAAATGTCCTTTATTGggtttctaaaaattttttactgtataatgttgagttttgtttttatttaaataaatttttaaaataaaaaactaggtCATTTATTTAAGCTTTTATTTATCTTCTGAGGAAGGACGTTATACTTTCACATTTACTGCATCCCAAAAGTTTCAGAAGGTCATTaagtttcatttcctttgtttccaggtttttctcatttctccgtttttttttttaatgatacagTTATTGTTCAGGACTATGTTGCTTAAATCCATATATTTGTGATTTTGTTAAGCATTTCTCTgattaatttctagttttgtacaatttttcttaaatattgatatgattttatttttcttaaatttattgaaatatttttcttgtctcaACATAATATTTATTCTTCAGAATTTTCCAGGTTTactagagaaaaatgtgtattctgttggtttaaaaaattaaaaaaaaaacaacttacacAACACTACTTCTAAAGAGTATATGTGTTTccctttttcatttatatttcagtTTCTTGTGGTATACATAATAGCGGAATGGTTTATACTGTTTTTCTGTAAGATATGCATCCAGTTATCAgtagttctgtcactgtcactgttagtgtcatcctgttgctcatcagtgtatatgagcaggcaccagtaacgtctccagtgtgagattggttgttactgattttgttaCTGATATCgactacgccatgggtagcttgccaggctctgccatacgggcaagatactctcggtagcttgccaggctctccaggagggagagaggaattgatcccggtccgccatgtgcaaggcgaacaccctaccagttgtgctattgctccaacctatCAGTAGTACTAAGAATTCAAAATTTTATCACTAAAAAGTACAAAACTTATAGTGTTTGTGCAGTACAAAActaattaattgtttttatttatatatttcaactTCTAAATTTGGAAAGGGTTTCCAAATTTGTGCTTGGGGAGGGAGCCAAGGGTGCCTCCTGGCAAATCATAGCTAACCAGGGGCTGTCAGTTCAACTCAACCACCCAAAGATGCTGGCcctgtggtgttggagattgGTGAGGGGACTCCACTTGTGCTTAGATGCCTTTATACCTACACTAACAGTGTATGTGTCCTCAGGGCTGCTCCAGGGATGCCCAGGGAGCCTCATGGCGTTAGCATTGAAGTGGAGGCAGCAATCTACAAGGCATAACCTTAAACCCATGGTTGTTAGACTTTTTCCACCACAA
The nucleotide sequence above comes from Sorex araneus isolate mSorAra2 chromosome 1, mSorAra2.pri, whole genome shotgun sequence. Encoded proteins:
- the LOC101539784 gene encoding olfactory receptor 1J4-like; the protein is MSSMQRDNKTTVSEFLLLGLPIPPEHQALFFTLFLVMYLATVLGNLLIILLIRKDSRLHTPMYFFLSHLALTDVSFSSVTVPKMLMDMQSIHKSIPYAGCMSQVYFFIWFGSVDILLLTVMAYDRYVAICQPLHYATIMGQEKCVSLVSASWVYGSLRSLLHTLLLVRVSFCDDITIRHFFCELPVLLKMSCSDVSLNEWVLFIEVGVAVFLPFITTVGSYIRIWATVLKNPSAKRFFKVLSTCGSHLLVVSLFYGTGAEVYFFSSPSISSNKDIAASVMYMIVTPMLNPFIYSLRNRDIKQALKLFVTRMKYCSSNNLI